The following are encoded together in the Pyxidicoccus xibeiensis genome:
- a CDS encoding serine/threonine-protein kinase: MDAGLTLERGTRLERYVILKPVGQGGIGVVYAAYDPELDRKVALKLLRPDKVHPGATDEAAGLLREAQAMARVSHPNVITVHDVGTLGERVFIAMEFIQGQNLHEWGRQKPPPTPREVLRVFLQAGQGLLAAHRVGLVHRDFKPANVLLGRNGRVCVTDFGLARLTPLTREDEETPLHEAGAWVHGLPSSAPVTQAGLVKGTPHFMPPEQYLGSGVDARTDQFSFCASLYRTLYRKHAVTPRLMVEAATQAVRRQGEAPPGTESWRLLPRGVAKVPPAEARVPARVRQAIMRGLSLHPEDRFPSMEALLEELAWEQRRSHRRGALAAAGLLAAATAGTGLYFHRQSQVCAGADSLVASAWGPTERQQLEAAFGATGRPFASESAHGVTRLLDAYASQWARSHTEACEATRVRGAQTEELLSLRMVCLERRRKSLGALVGLLTGADGKVVERAVDAASALPGLEACRDIESLAEQPALPADPARRAALEELGGQLAQVRALLDAGRYAQGLELAEKLEPQAALAAYRPLQAELSYLRAWLLHQQGKPEESLRQFERALQEAEASRADRQRLEVLTRFTYALANNGHPEEARRWGDLARGVLERMGSEPLAAFDLSVNLGYAALFGGRYQEAWDSFSKARALEGALAPEDPRRAKVSHALGLAALRLGDVPKAIGLLDESLRRTEALKGPGHPEAAIRRSMLATAYRESGEPAKALEHVRASLAIRQATLGPEHPLVAGDLDELGECFLLLKRHDEALKSFREAEALKRKALGAEHPDLSYSLDGVGKTLLAQGRPAEAIAPLRQALSYENTDPEALAQTGFTLAQALWAVGQAPEQAREEARRARERYTALGQQKQAEEVGAWLEARKERPGAQERSRPR, encoded by the coding sequence ATGGACGCCGGGCTCACGCTGGAGCGAGGCACCCGCCTCGAGCGCTACGTCATCCTCAAGCCCGTGGGGCAGGGCGGCATTGGCGTGGTCTACGCCGCCTATGACCCGGAGCTGGACCGCAAGGTGGCCCTCAAGCTGTTGCGCCCGGACAAGGTCCACCCCGGCGCAACGGATGAGGCGGCCGGGTTGCTGCGGGAGGCCCAGGCCATGGCCCGCGTCTCCCACCCCAACGTCATCACCGTGCATGACGTGGGGACGCTGGGCGAGCGGGTCTTCATCGCCATGGAGTTCATCCAGGGACAGAACCTCCACGAGTGGGGCCGCCAGAAGCCGCCCCCCACGCCGCGGGAGGTGCTGCGCGTGTTCCTCCAGGCCGGACAGGGCCTGCTCGCGGCGCACCGGGTGGGGCTGGTGCACCGGGACTTCAAGCCCGCCAACGTCCTGCTGGGCCGCAACGGCCGCGTCTGCGTGACGGACTTCGGACTGGCACGGCTCACACCCCTGACCCGCGAGGATGAGGAGACCCCGCTCCACGAGGCCGGGGCCTGGGTCCATGGCCTGCCGTCCTCCGCGCCGGTGACGCAGGCGGGGCTGGTGAAGGGCACGCCCCACTTCATGCCGCCCGAGCAGTACCTGGGCAGCGGCGTGGACGCCCGCACGGACCAGTTCAGCTTCTGCGCCTCGCTGTACCGGACGCTGTACCGCAAGCACGCCGTGACGCCCCGGCTCATGGTCGAGGCGGCCACCCAGGCGGTCCGGCGCCAGGGCGAGGCGCCCCCGGGCACGGAGTCCTGGCGGCTGCTGCCCCGTGGCGTGGCGAAGGTGCCTCCCGCGGAGGCCCGCGTCCCCGCGAGGGTCCGGCAGGCCATCATGCGAGGCCTGTCCCTGCACCCGGAGGACCGCTTCCCGTCCATGGAGGCGCTGCTCGAGGAGCTCGCCTGGGAGCAGCGGCGGAGCCACCGCCGTGGAGCCCTGGCGGCCGCGGGCCTCCTGGCGGCGGCCACGGCGGGCACCGGCCTGTACTTCCACCGCCAGAGCCAGGTGTGCGCGGGGGCGGACTCCCTCGTGGCCTCCGCCTGGGGGCCCACGGAGCGACAGCAGCTGGAGGCCGCCTTCGGTGCCACGGGCAGGCCCTTCGCCTCGGAGAGCGCCCACGGGGTGACGCGGCTGCTGGATGCCTACGCCAGCCAGTGGGCCCGCTCGCACACCGAGGCCTGCGAGGCCACCCGCGTGCGCGGAGCGCAGACGGAGGAGTTGCTGTCGTTGCGCATGGTGTGCCTGGAGCGCCGCCGCAAGAGCCTGGGCGCGCTGGTGGGCCTGCTCACCGGAGCGGATGGCAAGGTGGTGGAGCGCGCCGTGGATGCCGCCTCCGCGCTCCCGGGGCTCGAGGCGTGCCGCGACATCGAGTCCCTGGCCGAGCAGCCCGCGCTGCCCGCCGACCCCGCGCGCCGCGCGGCCCTGGAAGAACTCGGCGGGCAGCTCGCCCAGGTCCGCGCGCTGCTCGACGCGGGCCGCTACGCCCAGGGACTGGAGCTGGCCGAGAAGCTGGAGCCCCAGGCGGCCCTCGCCGCCTACCGCCCGCTCCAGGCCGAGCTGAGCTACCTGCGGGCGTGGCTGCTTCATCAGCAGGGCAAGCCGGAGGAGAGCCTGCGCCAGTTCGAGCGGGCCCTCCAGGAGGCCGAGGCGAGCCGTGCGGACCGGCAGCGCCTGGAGGTGCTCACCCGCTTCACCTATGCGCTGGCCAACAACGGCCACCCGGAGGAGGCGCGCCGGTGGGGCGACCTGGCGCGAGGCGTGCTCGAGCGGATGGGCAGCGAGCCGCTCGCGGCCTTCGACCTGAGCGTCAACCTGGGCTACGCCGCCCTCTTCGGCGGGCGCTACCAGGAGGCGTGGGACTCCTTCTCGAAGGCCCGCGCGCTGGAGGGAGCGCTCGCGCCGGAGGACCCGCGACGGGCCAAGGTGAGCCACGCCCTGGGCCTGGCGGCGCTGCGCCTGGGAGACGTTCCCAAGGCCATCGGCCTGCTCGACGAGTCGCTGCGGCGCACGGAGGCGCTCAAGGGGCCAGGGCACCCCGAGGCCGCCATCCGCCGGAGCATGCTGGCCACGGCGTACCGCGAGAGCGGCGAGCCCGCGAAGGCGCTGGAGCATGTCCGGGCGTCGCTCGCGATACGCCAGGCCACGCTGGGGCCCGAGCACCCCTTGGTCGCCGGCGATCTGGACGAGCTGGGCGAGTGCTTCCTTCTGCTGAAGCGCCATGACGAGGCCCTGAAGTCCTTCCGCGAGGCCGAGGCGCTCAAGCGGAAGGCGCTCGGCGCGGAGCACCCCGACCTCTCGTATTCGCTGGATGGAGTGGGCAAGACGCTGCTGGCCCAGGGTCGCCCCGCCGAGGCCATTGCGCCCCTGCGGCAGGCGCTCTCCTACGAGAACACGGACCCGGAGGCCCTCGCGCAGACGGGCTTCACCCTGGCCCAGGCGCTGTGGGCCGTGGGCCAGGCGCCGGAGCAGGCTCGCGAGGAGGCGCGGCGGGCCCGGGAGCGCTACACGGCGCTGGGCCAGCAGAAGCAGGCGGAGGAGGTCGGCGCCTGGCTCGAGGCTCGGAAGGAGCGCCCCGGTGCCCAGGAGCGCTCCCGTCCGCGCTGA
- a CDS encoding LamG domain-containing protein, whose translation MRSGWVGLKSWARVLGSLVLLQPLSGLAAPGDWLADDFETGTLWPSDTPPGQWDQGASVSPSTLAVGAVGAHRGRYGFTVTDRTGERGPVVSVVQDQDPLTSELHARTWLRLRSVSAFGGIVLMQALPAVVELRLVEQDDGVVWELATHHGAQSTYVSRRGSRVEAERWYLVEFSAQGLGTPSGEARLWVDGVPQGAPLSGRDWNHPQYEVDVFIIGEPWTDTGTFQGSIDFDDVRVSATPQASRLELHQPVAASASCIAVDVSLRSSASTGPVPAPYATQVALQVLEGEGGFHSEGNCQAPVTGALLAAGASERRVYFLSEGLSGRATLEASHPDFLPARLDVTAGMGPEDVGGEEPGGPWTTDLGCAAAPGALVALPLLLVPWLRRRRGRR comes from the coding sequence ATGCGCTCGGGATGGGTTGGACTGAAGAGCTGGGCCAGGGTGCTGGGGAGCCTCGTGCTCCTCCAGCCCCTGTCCGGACTCGCGGCTCCGGGAGACTGGCTCGCGGATGACTTCGAGACGGGAACGCTGTGGCCGAGCGACACGCCTCCGGGCCAGTGGGACCAGGGCGCCTCCGTCAGCCCCAGCACGCTCGCCGTCGGGGCCGTGGGCGCCCACCGGGGACGCTACGGCTTCACGGTGACCGACAGGACGGGCGAGCGGGGCCCCGTGGTCAGTGTGGTCCAGGACCAGGACCCCCTCACCTCGGAGCTCCACGCCCGGACCTGGCTGCGCCTGCGGTCCGTCAGCGCCTTCGGCGGCATCGTCCTCATGCAGGCCCTGCCGGCGGTGGTGGAGCTGCGACTGGTGGAGCAGGACGATGGTGTCGTCTGGGAGCTGGCCACGCATCATGGCGCTCAGTCGACGTACGTCAGCCGCCGGGGCTCGCGGGTGGAGGCGGAGCGGTGGTACCTGGTCGAGTTCAGCGCGCAAGGCCTGGGCACGCCCTCCGGAGAGGCCCGGCTGTGGGTGGATGGAGTCCCGCAGGGTGCACCGCTGTCCGGGCGCGACTGGAACCATCCACAGTACGAAGTCGACGTGTTCATCATCGGCGAGCCATGGACGGACACCGGGACCTTCCAGGGCTCCATCGACTTCGACGACGTGCGCGTGAGCGCCACGCCCCAGGCGAGCCGGCTGGAGCTCCATCAGCCGGTGGCGGCGTCGGCGAGCTGCATCGCCGTGGACGTGTCGCTGCGCAGCTCCGCCTCCACCGGCCCCGTGCCCGCGCCCTACGCGACGCAGGTGGCGCTGCAGGTGTTGGAGGGCGAGGGCGGCTTCCACTCGGAGGGCAACTGCCAGGCTCCGGTGACGGGTGCGCTCCTTGCCGCGGGCGCCTCCGAGCGGCGGGTGTACTTCCTCTCCGAGGGCCTCAGCGGCAGGGCGACGCTCGAGGCGTCACATCCCGACTTCCTCCCCGCGAGGCTCGACGTGACAGCGGGCATGGGACCGGAGGACGTGGGCGGGGAGGAGCCGGGAGGGCCCTGGACGACGGACCTGGGCTGCGCTGCCGCTCCGGGCGCGCTCGTGGCGCTGCCGTTGCTCCTGGTGCCCTGGCTGCGCCGCAGGCGTGGGCGGCGCTGA